The Clostridioides sp. ES-S-0010-02 genome window below encodes:
- a CDS encoding glycine/sarcosine/betaine reductase component B subunit, giving the protein MKLELGNIFIKNVEFGEKTEVKDGILYVNGKEIEQIALEDERIVSVNVELARPGESIRIAPVKDVIEPRVKIGDESKIFPGIINKVKTVGSGRTHILSGACVITCGNIVGFQEGVIDMSGPTAKYTPFSKTNNVCIVIKAKEGIETHDYEEAARIVGLKIGAYIGEAGKEIEPDEIIVYETKPLLKQVKEYPDLPTVAYVHMLQSQGLLHDTYYYGVDAKQIVPTFMYPTEIMDGAIISGNCVAPCDKVTTFHHLNNPVIHDLYKRHGKDLNFIGVILTNENVFLVDKERSSDMVAKLVEFLGVDGVLITEEGYGNPDTDLMMNCRKCSEVGASVVLITDEFPGKDGKSQSIADATKEADALVSCGQGNLVVHFPAMKKVIGTLDYVEMMIGGYKGCLNDDGSMDAELQIIIASTIANGYNHLTARYY; this is encoded by the coding sequence ATGAAGTTAGAGCTAGGGAATATATTTATAAAAAACGTTGAATTTGGCGAGAAAACAGAAGTAAAAGATGGCATATTATACGTGAATGGTAAAGAAATAGAACAGATAGCTTTAGAAGATGAAAGAATTGTAAGTGTAAATGTTGAACTTGCAAGACCTGGTGAATCAATAAGAATAGCACCAGTTAAAGATGTTATAGAACCTAGAGTTAAAATTGGAGATGAAAGCAAAATATTTCCTGGAATTATTAACAAAGTAAAGACTGTAGGAAGTGGAAGAACTCATATCCTTTCAGGAGCTTGTGTTATAACTTGTGGAAATATAGTCGGGTTTCAGGAAGGTGTAATTGATATGAGTGGTCCTACTGCTAAATATACACCTTTTTCAAAAACAAATAATGTATGTATTGTTATAAAAGCAAAAGAGGGAATAGAAACTCATGATTATGAAGAAGCAGCTAGAATAGTTGGGTTAAAGATAGGCGCCTATATAGGAGAAGCAGGCAAGGAAATTGAACCAGATGAAATAATAGTATATGAAACAAAACCACTATTAAAACAAGTGAAAGAATATCCAGACCTACCAACAGTAGCATATGTTCATATGTTGCAATCACAGGGACTTTTACATGATACTTATTATTATGGAGTTGATGCTAAACAAATAGTTCCAACATTTATGTATCCAACTGAAATAATGGATGGAGCCATAATATCTGGTAATTGTGTTGCACCATGTGATAAAGTGACTACTTTCCACCATTTAAATAATCCAGTTATACATGACTTATATAAAAGACATGGAAAAGACTTAAATTTTATAGGTGTAATTTTAACTAATGAAAATGTATTTTTAGTTGACAAAGAAAGAAGTTCTGATATGGTTGCAAAGTTAGTAGAATTTTTAGGGGTTGATGGAGTATTAATAACAGAAGAAGGATACGGAAATCCAGACACTGACCTTATGATGAATTGTAGAAAATGTAGTGAAGTTGGAGCAAGTGTAGTTTTAATAACTGATGAGTTTCCTGGAAAAGATGGAAAGAGTCAATCTATAGCAGATGCTACTAAAGAGGCAGATGCACTTGTTTCTTGTGGTCAGGGAAACTTAGTAGTCCATTTTCCTGCTATGAAAAAAGTTATAGGAACTTTGGATTATGTTGAAATGATGATTGGTGGATATAAAGGATGCTTAAATGATGATGGAAGTATGGATGCAGAATTGCAGATTATAATAGCATCAACTATAGCAAATGGTTACAATCATTTGACAGCAAGATATTATTAA
- a CDS encoding sigma-54-dependent Fis family transcriptional regulator: protein MKILVVDDELEYGTIMKKILQKNGYVVDIALSGEEAVSIIKKNKNYDLILSDVMMKNMDGVQLLDKIKSINKNIEVILVTGYGSIENAVEAMKRGALSYFIKSNPIETLLEEIEKVKIEKEVVCTQKNNLDFTLESKNKDFNNIIKIAEKAACKDVNILILGESGVGKDVLARYIHSLSPRRDEIFVPVNCCSFSENLLESELFGHEKGSFTGAVDNRKGRFELSNKGTLFLDEIGDIPLNVQVKLLRTLEDKSIERIGSNKSIKVDFRLICAMNKEPKIEILNGNIREDFFYRISTITITIPPLRNRREDLNTLIDFFLNKYQIEHDKKISSIDKEVVDFLINYDYPGNIRELKNIINRLVVLSEGSKLSKDNLNLISNNINIDDKISIRPLREIRKEFECEYIEKVLSLCGNNISNTAKKLEISRRQLTNKISEYNIK, encoded by the coding sequence ATGAAGATACTAGTAGTTGATGATGAATTAGAGTATGGAACAATAATGAAAAAAATTTTGCAAAAGAATGGATATGTGGTAGATATAGCACTAAGTGGAGAAGAAGCTGTGAGTATTATCAAAAAAAATAAAAATTATGATTTGATTTTGTCTGATGTTATGATGAAAAACATGGATGGAGTACAACTTTTAGATAAAATTAAATCTATTAATAAAAATATAGAAGTTATATTAGTTACTGGATATGGAAGTATTGAAAATGCAGTTGAAGCCATGAAAAGAGGAGCTTTATCTTATTTTATAAAAAGCAATCCTATTGAAACTTTATTAGAAGAAATTGAGAAAGTAAAAATAGAAAAAGAAGTAGTTTGTACACAAAAAAATAATTTGGACTTTACTTTAGAATCTAAAAATAAGGATTTTAATAATATAATAAAAATCGCAGAAAAGGCTGCTTGTAAAGATGTAAATATACTAATTCTTGGAGAATCTGGTGTAGGAAAAGATGTTTTAGCTAGATATATACATAGTCTAAGTCCAAGAAGAGATGAAATATTTGTACCTGTAAACTGTTGTTCTTTTTCTGAAAACTTATTAGAATCTGAGTTATTTGGACATGAAAAAGGTTCTTTTACTGGAGCAGTAGATAATAGAAAAGGCAGATTTGAACTTTCAAATAAGGGCACTTTATTTTTAGATGAAATAGGAGATATACCTCTAAATGTACAAGTAAAATTGTTAAGGACACTTGAAGATAAATCTATAGAGAGAATAGGAAGCAACAAGTCTATTAAAGTTGATTTTAGATTAATTTGTGCAATGAATAAAGAACCTAAAATAGAAATACTAAATGGTAATATAAGAGAAGATTTTTTTTATAGAATAAGTACAATAACAATAACTATACCACCTTTAAGAAATAGAAGAGAAGATTTAAATACACTTATAGACTTTTTCTTAAATAAATACCAGATTGAACATGATAAAAAAATATCCTCAATTGATAAAGAAGTAGTTGATTTTTTAATAAATTATGATTATCCAGGTAATATAAGAGAATTAAAAAATATAATCAATAGATTAGTAGTTTTAAGTGAAGGAAGTAAGTTATCAAAAGATAATTTAAACTTAATATCAAATAATATAAACATAGATGATAAAATAAGTATTAGACCTCTAAGAGAAATAAGAAAAGAATTTGAGTGTGAATATATTGAAAAGGTTCTATCTCTATGTGGAAATAATATTTCAAATACAGCAAAAAAATTGGAGATTAGCAGAAGACAATTAACTAATAAAATATCAGAGTACAATATTAAGTGA
- a CDS encoding transporter substrate-binding domain-containing protein, with protein MNKKKIVIIGIIYSFLVVVLLANMYVGMEYNLNIFEYVKKSLPFTEEEKQWLKKHENLVYSSDQSSPPLRYKGQEDGQYKGIVVDLINSLSIQIGRDFYFKPNTWWKESFVNPVDDSIRFFDLIPSKERANKFVFTDPIYTLSANILKDKKSQNINSYRDLKGKTIAIPEGDYSINFLKQRVDNIDIVLTPDIKTGVNYLMSGKVDVVVGDEPVLQYYVINYELSDKYSILNTPIYTKKAVLAVPKQYEELVGILNKGIFKLQKNGVYKDLNKKWYSIYNEVDDVLYDRGVIPIIYIFIGIILISIYIFYSYTYLLKIEIKRKTEEVIENKKALEATFNSITDIIMLIDDNYNIVESNKVFYDFINETQYKKEELIDIIKNIIENTFSENTHETSEIELSNKILKISTFPVEYKKNNVEYIVALIKDITNDKIIEAKLLRDNKMISIGQLASGVAHEIRNPLGIIRNNCYLLKDNVTIEEVNDCVKSIESNVDRASNIITNLLNFARISDDSLENINMRNFIENIVKLQYKVLQLKDVEININCNKDLVCYINGESLKHVFINLISNSVDAVHKGGKIIINCYVKERCLFIDFKDNGDGIKENVLKDIFNPFYTTKPIGEGTGLGLYITYNEIKKNNGDISVKSQLGVGTCFYIKIPLNKEVTI; from the coding sequence GTGAATAAAAAAAAGATAGTAATTATAGGGATTATTTATTCATTTTTAGTTGTAGTTTTACTCGCAAATATGTATGTAGGTATGGAGTATAATTTGAATATATTTGAATATGTTAAGAAATCACTTCCATTTACAGAAGAGGAAAAACAATGGCTAAAAAAACATGAAAATTTAGTTTATAGTTCTGACCAGAGCTCTCCTCCTCTTAGATATAAAGGTCAAGAAGATGGTCAATACAAAGGAATTGTTGTTGATTTAATTAATTCGCTATCAATCCAAATAGGGAGAGATTTCTATTTTAAACCAAATACATGGTGGAAAGAATCCTTTGTAAATCCAGTGGATGATAGTATAAGATTTTTTGACTTAATTCCATCAAAAGAAAGAGCAAATAAGTTTGTATTTACTGACCCAATTTATACGTTAAGCGCAAATATATTGAAAGATAAAAAATCACAGAATATAAATAGTTATAGAGATTTAAAAGGAAAAACAATAGCAATACCAGAGGGTGACTATTCTATAAACTTTTTGAAACAAAGAGTTGATAATATAGATATTGTGTTGACTCCAGATATAAAGACTGGAGTCAATTATTTAATGTCAGGTAAAGTAGATGTAGTTGTTGGTGATGAACCAGTACTACAATACTATGTAATAAACTATGAACTTTCAGATAAATATAGTATTTTAAATACTCCTATTTATACCAAAAAGGCAGTTCTCGCTGTTCCTAAACAATATGAAGAATTAGTTGGTATTTTAAATAAGGGAATTTTTAAACTTCAGAAAAATGGTGTATATAAAGATTTAAATAAAAAATGGTATTCTATATATAATGAAGTTGATGATGTATTATATGATAGAGGAGTCATACCAATCATTTATATTTTTATAGGCATAATTTTGATATCTATTTATATTTTTTATAGTTATACATATTTATTAAAAATAGAAATAAAAAGGAAAACAGAAGAAGTAATAGAAAATAAGAAGGCTTTAGAGGCTACATTTAATAGTATCACAGACATAATAATGCTTATAGATGACAATTACAATATAGTTGAATCAAATAAAGTATTCTATGATTTTATCAATGAGACACAATATAAAAAAGAAGAATTAATTGATATAATAAAAAATATTATTGAGAATACATTTTCTGAAAATACACATGAAACAAGTGAAATAGAACTGAGTAATAAAATTTTGAAAATAAGTACTTTCCCTGTAGAATATAAAAAAAATAATGTTGAATATATAGTAGCTTTAATTAAAGACATAACTAATGATAAAATAATAGAAGCAAAGTTGTTGAGAGATAATAAAATGATATCTATAGGGCAACTAGCTTCTGGAGTAGCACATGAGATAAGAAACCCTCTAGGAATAATAAGAAATAATTGTTATCTTTTAAAAGATAATGTTACTATAGAAGAGGTAAATGATTGTGTAAAATCAATAGAAAGTAATGTAGATAGAGCAAGTAATATAATAACGAACTTATTAAATTTTGCAAGAATATCAGATGATAGTTTAGAAAATATAAATATGAGAAATTTTATTGAAAATATAGTCAAGCTTCAGTATAAAGTTTTACAGTTAAAAGATGTTGAAATAAATATAAACTGCAATAAGGATTTAGTGTGTTACATAAATGGAGAGTCTTTAAAACATGTATTTATAAATTTAATATCTAATTCAGTAGATGCAGTACATAAAGGTGGTAAAATTATTATAAATTGCTATGTGAAAGAGCGCTGTTTATTTATAGATTTTAAAGACAATGGTGATGGTATAAAAGAAAACGTTTTAAAGGATATATTTAATCCTTTTTATACTACAAAGCCGATTGGTGAAGGAACTGGATTAGGATTGTATATTACATATAATGAGATTAAAAAGAATAACGGAGATATAAGTGTCAAAAGTCAATTGGGAGTTGGTACTTGTTTTTATATAAAAATTCCACTAAATAAAGAGGTGACTATATGA
- a CDS encoding GntP family permease, which produces MQITTFGAIFGLLVAIILIIKKFQAVYSLMLGAFVGGIIGGASITETVDFMATGAMNISPSILRALASGVLAGSLIKTGAVDKISEQIVKILGEKRALLSIAASTMVLAGVGVNLDVSVITVAPIGLYIGRKLNYSKLAILLAMLGGGKAGNIISPNPNTIAIAGNFSVNLSSVMIANVIPAIVGIVITVVLASLLINKGNKVESYELLEQREGLPSLFKSLCGPIVAIFLLFLGNISPIVIDPMVALPIGGVATLIATGNLKNTREYLSFGLSKMQGVCILLLGTGTIADIIQMSELQQSTIGILQYLNMPQFLLAPISGILMSLATASSTAGATIASSTFSDAIVSGGLSPISGASIVNAGSSVFEQLPHGSLFHTSAGSINMDIGERFKLIPYEALIGIVMTIVSTSIQLIL; this is translated from the coding sequence GTGCAAATAACAACTTTTGGAGCTATATTTGGCTTATTAGTAGCAATTATTTTAATTATAAAGAAATTTCAAGCTGTATATAGTTTAATGTTAGGGGCATTTGTTGGGGGAATAATTGGAGGAGCGAGTATAACAGAAACTGTAGATTTTATGGCAACTGGAGCTATGAATATCTCACCATCAATTCTTAGAGCTTTAGCATCAGGTGTATTGGCTGGAAGTCTAATAAAAACAGGAGCAGTTGATAAAATATCAGAACAAATCGTAAAGATATTAGGAGAAAAGAGAGCCTTACTTTCTATAGCTGCTTCAACAATGGTACTTGCAGGAGTAGGTGTAAATTTGGATGTATCTGTAATAACTGTAGCACCAATAGGCTTATACATAGGAAGAAAATTAAACTACTCTAAATTAGCAATACTTTTAGCTATGTTAGGTGGAGGTAAAGCAGGTAATATAATATCACCAAATCCAAATACCATTGCGATAGCAGGAAATTTTTCTGTAAATCTATCTAGTGTTATGATAGCAAACGTAATTCCAGCAATTGTTGGTATTGTGATTACAGTTGTTTTGGCAAGTTTATTAATAAATAAAGGAAACAAGGTAGAATCATATGAACTCTTGGAGCAAAGAGAGGGCTTACCAAGTTTGTTTAAGTCATTATGTGGTCCAATTGTAGCTATATTTTTATTGTTTTTAGGAAATATATCACCTATAGTAATAGACCCTATGGTTGCACTTCCTATAGGAGGAGTAGCGACCTTAATAGCTACAGGAAATTTGAAGAATACAAGAGAGTATTTATCTTTTGGATTATCTAAGATGCAAGGTGTATGCATATTATTACTCGGAACAGGGACTATTGCAGATATTATACAAATGTCTGAATTACAACAGAGTACAATAGGTATACTACAATATTTAAATATGCCACAATTTTTATTAGCACCAATTTCAGGTATACTTATGTCACTGGCAACAGCATCATCAACAGCTGGAGCTACTATAGCATCGTCAACTTTTTCTGATGCTATAGTAAGTGGTGGATTATCACCAATTTCAGGGGCATCAATTGTTAATGCAGGTTCTAGTGTATTTGAACAATTACCACATGGTTCATTATTTCATACTAGTGCAGGTAGTATAAATATGGATATAGGTGAAAGATTTAAATTGATTCCGTATGAAGCACTAATAGGAATAGTAATGACTATAGTTTCAACATCTATACAATTAATCTTATAA
- a CDS encoding helix-turn-helix domain-containing protein, translated as MNDLNLGEKIAEVRKKQNLSIRDLAKLADVTPSLLSQIERGLANPSVNSLKSIASSLNVPLFTFFVSEVDKKSLIVRRDSRKKVILPGSNDVVYEVLIPDSSGNLEFAIMDLAPNTSSCVDRITHNGDEIAYILEGEVKLFMDDDEFTLFKGDSVKIPLGTKHKWQNDSNSESKVVFAVIL; from the coding sequence ATGAATGATTTAAATTTAGGAGAAAAAATAGCTGAAGTTCGAAAAAAACAAAATCTAAGTATTCGAGATTTAGCAAAACTAGCAGATGTTACACCATCATTATTGAGTCAAATAGAACGAGGTCTTGCTAATCCATCTGTAAACTCATTAAAATCTATAGCCTCTTCTCTAAATGTTCCTCTATTTACATTTTTTGTATCTGAAGTAGATAAAAAAAGTTTAATAGTGAGACGCGATAGTAGAAAGAAAGTTATTTTACCTGGAAGTAATGATGTTGTATATGAAGTTTTAATTCCAGATTCTAGTGGTAACTTAGAATTTGCTATTATGGATTTGGCTCCAAATACATCTTCTTGTGTTGATAGAATTACTCATAATGGAGATGAAATTGCATACATTTTAGAAGGAGAAGTCAAACTATTTATGGATGATGATGAATTTACTCTATTCAAAGGTGATAGTGTTAAGATTCCTCTAGGAACAAAGCACAAATGGCAAAATGATTCTAATAGTGAAAGTAAAGTAGTTTTTGCAGTTATACTATAA
- a CDS encoding YjjG family noncanonical pyrimidine nucleotidase, with protein sequence MKRYKFIFFDADDTLFDFKKSESYAFKKLLSKFGLDFNFEKCIKIYRNISDKLWLDLEKNTITLDELKLLRFELFAKEMKLNVDPIILSKMYLNLLSECTFLMPGTLDVLPYLKSKYKIIIITNGISKVQNNRLKNSEIKKYIDGMIVSEEVKVSKPNPEIFKYAFKKFKCYDKTSALMIGDSLTSDILGGINSGIDTCWLNSNNSINYTSSIPTYEINTLIELKNLL encoded by the coding sequence ATGAAGAGATATAAATTTATATTTTTTGATGCAGATGATACTTTATTTGATTTTAAAAAGAGTGAATCTTATGCTTTCAAGAAACTTTTATCTAAATTTGGATTGGATTTTAACTTTGAAAAATGTATAAAAATATATAGAAATATAAGTGATAAGCTTTGGCTTGACCTTGAAAAAAACACTATAACTTTAGATGAGCTTAAGCTACTTAGATTTGAACTTTTTGCAAAGGAAATGAAATTAAATGTTGACCCTATAATTCTTAGTAAAATGTACTTAAATCTTTTGTCAGAATGTACTTTTTTAATGCCAGGTACACTTGATGTATTGCCATACCTTAAAAGTAAATATAAAATTATCATAATAACAAACGGAATTTCTAAAGTCCAAAATAATAGGCTTAAAAACTCAGAAATAAAAAAATATATTGATGGAATGATTGTATCAGAAGAAGTAAAAGTATCAAAACCAAATCCAGAAATATTTAAATATGCATTTAAAAAGTTTAAGTGTTATGATAAAACTTCGGCTTTGATGATTGGTGATAGTTTAACTTCAGATATATTAGGAGGAATAAATTCAGGAATAGATACTTGTTGGTTAAACTCCAATAACAGTATAAATTATACTAGTTCTATACCAACTTATGAAATAAACACTCTCATTGAATTAAAAAATTTATTATAA
- a CDS encoding methyltransferase yields the protein MFSDMTLLQYINSEDRGFFLPDMGTNGLFLINKKAYEVYDSVDLQLELARTMDKYFESDFIYSFCDGITFCETLGLETLRPDYDFPSVLTHTITDSEKLRKLDVPDPYTSGRMPLNLESLSLISKTIKKPLYESIQGPFTLAGQLAGATQLLRCIITDKKFVEELLEFTTELVRRYAVAANKAGAKYISIAEPTSVTLNKARFDEYIVKNLNKIYDELDCWKGMHICGDTRELLDNMLSCNIDAVSLDQILDYEEIAPRIPKDIVLIGNLDPIKLLGRSTPDKITKETLKLLKKMRKYDNFLCDFGCNCLNTTPVENLQAAIKAGRISYKELDRIDMNELE from the coding sequence ATGTTTTCAGATATGACTTTATTGCAATATATAAATAGTGAAGATAGAGGATTTTTCCTGCCTGATATGGGTACAAATGGTTTGTTTTTAATAAATAAAAAAGCATATGAAGTATATGATAGTGTAGATTTACAATTGGAATTAGCAAGAACTATGGACAAATATTTTGAATCAGATTTTATATATTCATTTTGTGATGGAATTACATTTTGTGAGACTCTGGGCTTAGAGACACTAAGACCAGATTACGATTTTCCAAGTGTATTGACACATACAATAACAGATAGTGAAAAGTTAAGAAAATTAGATGTACCAGACCCTTATACAAGTGGACGTATGCCACTCAATCTAGAAAGCTTGTCACTAATATCAAAAACCATAAAAAAACCATTGTATGAATCAATACAAGGTCCATTTACTCTTGCAGGTCAATTAGCTGGGGCTACACAACTTTTAAGGTGTATAATAACTGATAAAAAATTTGTGGAGGAGTTATTAGAATTCACTACTGAGTTAGTAAGGCGATATGCTGTGGCTGCAAATAAAGCAGGTGCAAAATATATTTCAATAGCAGAGCCAACATCAGTAACTTTAAACAAAGCTAGATTTGATGAATATATAGTAAAAAATTTAAATAAGATATATGATGAACTTGATTGTTGGAAAGGTATGCATATATGTGGAGACACAAGAGAGTTGTTAGATAATATGTTGAGTTGCAATATAGATGCAGTAAGTTTAGACCAAATTCTAGACTATGAAGAGATTGCACCAAGAATTCCAAAAGATATAGTTTTAATTGGAAATTTAGACCCAATAAAACTTCTTGGACGTTCTACACCTGATAAAATCACAAAGGAAACACTAAAGTTGTTAAAAAAGATGAGAAAGTATGATAATTTCCTATGCGATTTTGGTTGTAACTGTTTAAATACAACACCAGTAGAAAATTTACAAGCAGCCATAAAAGCAGGCAGAATTAGTTATAAAGAATTAGATAGGATTGATATGAATGAGTTGGAATAA
- a CDS encoding cobalamin-dependent protein (Presence of a B(12) (cobalamin)-binding domain implies dependence on cobalamin itself, in one of its several forms, or in some unusual lineages, dependence on a cobalamin-like analog.): MDILEKIAECILNMGVNNIEELVKDAIEENINVEDIYEYGLNKGMIGALDKFENKEYYLSEVIVCTDALNKGISILKGTGKIKKKSKGVILMSVVEGDTHEIGKNIVKVMVEATGYKVIDLGVNRKSEDIIEEAIKNNVDIIGLSSMMTTTMENMKSVINKLNRLNLSKRPKVIIGGGPVSMDFAEEIGADGYSPNAPKAVKLIDKLIGGEI; encoded by the coding sequence ATGGACATACTTGAAAAAATAGCAGAATGTATATTAAATATGGGTGTAAATAATATAGAAGAGTTGGTAAAAGACGCTATAGAGGAAAATATTAATGTAGAGGATATATATGAATATGGGTTAAACAAGGGTATGATAGGTGCTTTAGATAAGTTTGAGAATAAAGAATACTATCTTTCAGAAGTGATAGTATGTACAGATGCATTAAACAAAGGTATTAGCATCTTAAAGGGCACTGGAAAGATAAAGAAAAAATCAAAGGGAGTAATTTTAATGTCTGTAGTAGAAGGTGACACCCACGAGATTGGAAAAAATATTGTAAAAGTAATGGTTGAAGCTACTGGATATAAAGTAATTGATTTAGGTGTAAATAGAAAAAGCGAAGATATAATAGAAGAAGCTATAAAAAACAATGTAGATATAATAGGTTTATCTTCAATGATGACAACGACAATGGAAAACATGAAATCAGTAATAAATAAGCTTAATAGACTTAATTTAAGTAAAAGGCCAAAGGTAATAATTGGTGGAGGTCCTGTAAGTATGGATTTTGCAGAAGAGATAGGTGCAGATGGATATAGTCCAAATGCTCCAAAAGCAGTTAAATTAATAGACAAACTTATAGGAGGAGAAATTTAG
- a CDS encoding GNAT family N-acetyltransferase, with protein MEIKPRSAKVEEFDKVTGLINYVFRISRNYKPTMVEEFPLLLNKDNIENMIIISENEKVVSDVNYLVQDVSIQGNKLKVAAIGGVCTHPDYEKKGYSSKILDKAEEKMFSDGVDVLIISGTRSLYSRRNCSVVKSFYKYTIKPENIEIPYEIVEFDETNFEKDADLDKMIELYNQNSTRFIRTRDEFKKLLHAATIAWGPIDYKKVFIKENSNIIGYLIIRTIKKEGSIIGEVVEIGVNNINVENILKYVTNKFGLEYLDYKVHVRNLKDQLGCNELKSLDYQQGTIKIINYSKLCDNLKGYFDQYVDSELLEHIEFKQVENKYIIKYKEEELMIESLDKLNKLFFERNEEQYNEFKHLKKIYEFTTKVFPIDFPWTANLNYQ; from the coding sequence ATGGAAATAAAACCAAGAAGTGCAAAAGTAGAAGAGTTTGATAAAGTAACAGGATTAATAAACTATGTGTTTAGAATATCAAGAAACTATAAGCCAACTATGGTGGAAGAGTTTCCCCTTTTATTGAATAAAGATAACATAGAAAATATGATTATAATATCAGAAAATGAAAAAGTAGTTTCAGATGTAAACTATTTGGTACAAGATGTATCTATTCAAGGAAATAAACTAAAGGTTGCAGCTATAGGTGGAGTATGCACACATCCAGATTATGAGAAGAAGGGATATTCATCTAAAATACTAGATAAAGCAGAAGAAAAAATGTTTTCTGATGGTGTAGATGTTTTAATTATTTCAGGGACAAGAAGTTTATATAGTAGAAGAAACTGTAGTGTAGTGAAGAGTTTCTATAAATATACAATAAAGCCAGAAAATATTGAAATACCATATGAAATAGTTGAATTTGATGAAACTAATTTTGAAAAAGATGCTGATTTAGATAAAATGATTGAATTATATAATCAAAATAGTACTAGATTTATAAGAACGAGAGATGAATTTAAAAAATTATTACATGCAGCTACTATTGCTTGGGGGCCAATTGATTATAAGAAAGTATTTATAAAAGAAAATAGTAATATAATAGGATATTTAATAATAAGAACAATAAAAAAAGAAGGTTCTATTATAGGAGAAGTAGTTGAAATAGGAGTGAATAATATAAATGTTGAAAATATATTAAAATATGTTACGAATAAATTTGGTTTAGAGTATTTAGACTATAAGGTACATGTAAGAAATCTAAAGGACCAATTAGGATGTAATGAACTAAAGTCTTTAGATTATCAACAAGGAACAATTAAAATAATAAATTACAGTAAATTATGTGATAATTTAAAAGGTTATTTTGATCAATATGTAGATTCTGAACTATTAGAGCATATTGAGTTTAAACAAGTTGAAAATAAATATATCATCAAATATAAGGAAGAGGAGCTTATGATAGAAAGTTTAGATAAACTTAACAAGCTATTTTTCGAAAGAAATGAAGAACAATACAATGAATTTAAACATTTAAAAAAAATATATGAATTTACTACAAAAGTATTTCCTATAGATTTTCCATGGACTGCAAATTTAAACTACCAATAA